A single genomic interval of Helianthus annuus cultivar XRQ/B chromosome 13, HanXRQr2.0-SUNRISE, whole genome shotgun sequence harbors:
- the LOC110901623 gene encoding uncharacterized protein LOC110901623: protein MKKQTLISSLFKRKYQENDDLGATPSSNIIDDKQENEDIGPSSKNDIDMQENEDIGPTPSAIINLASSPSTRNKIDLNHLRQNGFEKMLANVTSFCEKNNIKMLDMAESYGNKRNRKYVITNRHHFEVEVFNTVLDMQLQELGSRFSQVSTSLIKNMSGLNPCNPFAKFDISKIVKFSEMYPNDFNKEERGVLTGDLSTFYHTLKEDDKFENLTGLSDLARVMVETGKNETFPLVYRTLKLALVLPVATATVERCFSKMKLIKTDLRNRMGDEYFNNALICVVEKESFCKVKEEDVMAWFQAFKNRRGELI from the coding sequence ATGAAAAAACAAACTCTCATTAGTAGTCTTTTTAAACGAAAATACCAAGAAAATGATGATTTGGGTGCAACTCCTAGTTCAAATATTATTGACGATAAGCAAGAAAATGAAGATATTGGTCCAAGTTCAAAGAATGATATTGATATGCAAGAAAATGAAGATATCGGACCAACTCCAAGTGCAATTATTAATTTGGCTTCAAGTCCTTCAACACGAAACAAAATCGATTTGAATCATTTAAGACAAAATGGGTTTGAAAAGATGTTGGCAAACGTAACATCTTTTTGTGAAAAAAACAACATTAAGATGTTAGATATGGCGGAAAGTTATGGTAATAAAAGAAACCGAAAGTATGTCATTACTAACCGACATCATTTTGAAGTTGAGGTTTTTAATACGGTTTTGGATATGCAACTTCAAGAACTTGGAAGCCGATTTAGTCAGGTCTCAACTAGTTTGATAAAAAATATGTCGGGTTTAAATCCTTGTAATCCGTTTGCTAAATTTGACATATCAAAGATAGTGAAGTTTTCTGAAATGTATCCGAATGACTTTAATAAAGAAGAAAGAGGGGTTCTTACGGGTGATCTTTCGACATTTTATCACACTTTAAAGGAAGATGATAAATTTGAAAATTTAACTGGATTGAGTGACCTTGCTCGTGTAATGGTGGAAACTGGAAAAAATGAAACTTTTCCTTTGGTTTATCGAACATTAAAGCTAGCACTGgttttaccggttgcaaccgcaaccgttgaaagatgtttttctaaAATGAAGCTtatcaagacggatttacgcaatcggaTGGGTGATGAGTATTTTAACAACGCTCTAATTTGTGTGGTCGAAAaagaaagtttttgtaaagtaaAAGAAGAGGATGTCATGGCCTGGTTTCAAGCTTTCAAAAACCGAAGAGGAGAACTCATTTAG
- the LOC110899225 gene encoding uncharacterized protein LOC110899225: MEFKKYYLDLVLVPLSFMISISYHLWLWHKVRTQPLSTVIGTNAHGRRLWVSTIMKDNEKKNILAVQTFRNTIMGSTLMATTSILLCSGLAAVISSTYSVKKPLEDTIYGAHGEFMVALKYVTLLVIFLFSFMCYSLSIRFISQVNYLINCPQDSTIVTSMYVSELLEKSFSLNAIGNRLFYLALPVVLWIFGPLLVLLCSLVMVPVLYNLDFLFEDSKKGRVSEVANEV; this comes from the exons ATGGAGTTCAAGAAGTATTATCTTGATCTAGTTCTGGTACCCTTATCGTTTATGATATCTATCAGCTATCACCTTTGGTTATGGCATAAGGTTCGAACTCAACCACTCTCGACTGTTATTGGTACCAATGCCCATGGACGTCGGTTATGGGTATCAACCATTATGAAG GATAATGAAAAGAAAAACATCTTAGCCGTTCAGACATTTAGAAACACAATCATGGGATCAACCCTAATGGCCACCACATCAATACTTTTATGTTCCGGTTTAGCAGCGGTTATCAGTAGTACTTATAGTGTTAAAAAACCCCTTGAGGACACAATTTATGGGGCACATGGAGAATTCATGGTGGCGTTGAAGTACGTGACACTCCTTGTTATATTTCTCTTCTCTTTTATGTGCTATTCTCTATCAATTAGATTCATAAGCCAAGTGAATTACCTGATCAACTGCCCACAAGATTCAACAATAGTGACTTCAATGTATGTATCCGAGCTTTTAGAGAAGAGTTTTTCACTTAACGCAATAGGAAACCGGCTTTTTTACTTAGCACTTCCAGTTGTGCTTTGGATATTTGGGCCTTTGCTCGTGTTACTATGCTCTCTCGTAATGGTTCCAGTGCTTTATAATCTAGATTTCTTGTTTGAAGATTCGAAGAAAGGGAGGGTGAGTGAAGTAGCAAATGAGGTGTAA
- the LOC118485852 gene encoding uncharacterized protein LOC118485852 — protein sequence MRMNRSTNRGFTRKKFMSWYGMMVQHMLPYHIETGKVDDQYFEELWLETKRVWKITDDHAKDFMRKKAVKLGTNFRSRLATKYVYKGLNACHKYTFLDPDKWEAFVLERTSAKAKDWSSKEMASKSTSATRMASSAGSPSCTGASLQIRADDTAMTPYNLSQAEVVDQYLELQTQDVMTQPEEVQGSLMNMAVSTELDAWFEVIG from the exons ATGAGAATGAACCGTTCGACAAATAGAG GTTTTACGCGTAAGAaatttatgtcatggtatggaaTGATGGTCCAGCATATGTTACCATATCATATTGAGACGGGTAAAGTTGATGACCAATATTTTGAGGAACTGTGGTTGGAAACCAAG AGGGTGTGGAAAATTACGGACGATCACGCGAAAGACTTTATGAGAAAGAAAGCCGTGAAACTTGGCACAAATTTTAGAAGTAGGCTTGCAACCAAATATGTATATAAAGGTTTGAACGCTTGTCACAAATATACATTTCTGGACCCGGATAAGTGGGAAGCCTTCGTTTTGGAACGAACAAGCGCCAAAGCAAAAGATTGGTCAAGCAAAGAGATGGCAAGCAAGTCAACTAGTGCCACAAGAATGGCCTCGAGTGCTGGATCACCAAGTTGTACCGGCGCCTCGCTACAAATCCGCGCTGATGATACCGCGATGACGCCATATAATCTTTCACAG GCTGAGGTAGTCGACCAATATCTAGAACTCCAAACTCAAGATGTCATGACGCAACCTGAAGAAGTTCAAGGCTCTTTAATGAACATG GCGGTTTCTACGGAGTTGGATGCATGGTTTGAAGTGATCGGTTGA